The Podospora bellae-mahoneyi strain CBS 112042 chromosome 7, whole genome shotgun sequence genome includes a window with the following:
- a CDS encoding hypothetical protein (EggNog:ENOG503P219; COG:H), protein MGGKIDCYLDIASLYSYLAYLDLLRNRPILASHGVTVEFHPTFLGALNQATGNKPPWTLPAKAAHGPFDAARSIARQGTYPNGSPLNITFPENLFINGKTILPLRALHCIKTKFPPETLDQTLLYLFHIFWSPPNLNLTVPENLKSTLLAVPEGFSGPTANDDKKKKLFSAEQVEEIMKGAQAEEFKGKLKKTTGEALERGAFGAPWIWVTNDKGEGEPFFGSDRFHFVYKHLGLPYRDVEVLANGDDPKWGKLWRKENGAKL, encoded by the exons ATGGGCGGTAAAATCGACTGCTATCTTGACATAG CTTCCTTATACTCCTACCTCGCATACCTagacctcctccgcaaccgccccatcctcgcctcccacGGTGTAACCGTCGA ATTCCACCCAACCTTCCTCGGCGCCCTCAACCAAGCAACAGGCAACAAACCCCCCTGGACCCTCCCCGCCAAAGCCGCCCACGGCCCCTTCGACGCAGCCCGCTCCATCGCCCGCCAGGGCACCTACCCCAATGGCAGTcccctcaacatcacctTCCCGGAAAACCTCTTTATAAACGGGAAAACCATCCTTCCCCTTCGTGCCCTGCACTGCATCAAGACCAAGTTTCCCCCAGAAACCCTCgaccaaaccctcctctaCCTCTTCCACATCTTTTGGTCACCTCCCAATCTCAACCTTACTGTCCCTGAAAACCTCAAGTCAACGCTGTTGGCTGTGCCGGAGGGGTTCTCCGGTCCTACGGCGAAtgatgacaagaagaagaagttgtTTAGTGCGgagcaggtggaggagattaTGAAGGGGGCTCAAGCAGAAGAGTTTAAAgggaagctgaagaagacgacTGGCGAAgcgttggagaggggggctTTTGGGGCGCCGTGGATATGGGTTACGAACGacaaaggggagggggagcccTTTTTTGGGAGTGATAGGTTCCATTTTGTTTACAAGCATTTGGGGTTGCCGTATAGGGATGTGGAGGTTTTGGCTAATGGGGATGATCCGAAGTGGGGGAAGCtttggaggaaggagaaTGGGGCGAAGTTGTAg
- a CDS encoding hypothetical protein (EggNog:ENOG503P20V; COG:Q), producing the protein MSTSTKPIAVVVGASRGIGRQVAIDLAKAGYHVIVSAKSTTPLSSLTTLSPFPPDPNSPQSTITTVALEITQLGLSATAIPVDTTSQTSIENLIHDIITSHKRLDVLIYNTGAIHWGPLSTTPLKKFLLLQSVNPTGLYITLHHSLPHLKSSPLGGRIIVVSPPIYSRFFRGKTAYAIGKVGMSVLVKGLAMDFDREALPLPDKNRQKGMAITGIWPAVAIESAATEQFTRRDQEYKRDLRKPTIFSDAILAILDAPAERVNGELLLDEDFLREERGVTDFGKYSLIPGANPKRIMPEVLPDLRVKEQDDEGMRIDSSKL; encoded by the exons ATGTCAACATCGACCAAGCCCATAGCCGTCGTAGTAGGCGCTTCAAGGGGCATAGGCCGTCAAGTAGCCATCGACCTCGCCAAAGCTGGCTACCATG tcATCGTCTCTGCAaaatcaacaacccccctctcctccctcaccaccctctcgcccttcccccccgaccccaactcccctcaatcaaccatcaccaccgtcgcCCTCGAGATAACCCAGCTCGGCCTCTCCGCAACCGCGATCCCAGTCGAcacaacctcccaaacctccatCGAGAATCTCATTCACGATATCATCACT TCCCATAAAAGACTCGACGTCCTAATCTACAACACCGGCGCCATTCACTGGggccccctctccaccacccccctcaaaaaattcctcctcctccaatccGTCAACCCAACTGGCCTCTacatcaccctccaccactccctcccccacctcaaatcctcccccctcggcgGCCGGATAATCGTCGTCTCCCCACCAATCTACTCCCGCTTCTTCCGCGGAAAAACCGCCTACGCAATCGGCAAAGTGGGGATGTCCGTCCTTGTCAAAGGCCTAGCAATGGACTTCGACCGAGAAGCCCTCCCGCTCCCTGACAAAAACCGCCAAAAAGGTATGGCCATCACCGGCATCTGGCCCGCCGTCGCCATCGAATCCGCCGCGACAGAACAGTTCACACGACGCGACCAAGAGTATAAACGGGATTTGAGAAAGCCTACTATTTTCTCTGACGCCATATTGGCAATCTTGGACGCGccggcggagagggtgaatGGGGAGTTGTTACTTGATGAGGATTTCTTACGGGAGGAAAGGGGTGTGACGGATTTTGGAAAGTACTCTCTGATACCGGGGGCGAACCCAAAGAGGATTATGCCAGAGGTGTTGCCTGATTTGAGGGTCAAGGagcaggatgatgaggggatGAGGATTGATAGTTCCAAGCTTTGA